In Nostoc sp. GT001, a genomic segment contains:
- a CDS encoding type II toxin-antitoxin system VapC family toxin, which translates to MYLLDTNHCSRIIFGETNVIRRLQEHIGLGVATSVIVQGELLYMVQKSSQQQANLRFVKTFLQTIDLYPISGEVADVYGTLKGEIVEHFGPKDKAKRRKFTVQDLGFSDNDLWIASTALHYNLTVISADSDFQRI; encoded by the coding sequence ATGTACCTCCTAGATACCAACCATTGTAGCCGGATCATTTTTGGAGAAACAAACGTCATTCGTCGGTTACAAGAACACATTGGCTTAGGGGTTGCAACTAGCGTTATTGTGCAAGGTGAACTACTTTACATGGTGCAAAAGTCTTCTCAACAACAAGCAAATCTTCGATTTGTCAAAACTTTTTTGCAAACCATTGACCTTTATCCCATTAGTGGAGAGGTTGCCGATGTTTACGGTACCCTCAAAGGAGAAATTGTCGAACATTTTGGCCCCAAAGACAAAGCAAAGCGTAGAAAGTTTACAGTTCAAGATTTGGGTTTTAGCGATAACGACTTGTGGATAGCATCAACTGCTCTGCACTATAACCTCACCGTCATCTCAGCGGACAGCGATTTTCAAAGGATATAA
- a CDS encoding NUDIX hydrolase produces MTYRNPTPTVDIIIELVDRPHRPIVLIERHNLPLGWAIPGGFVDYGEAVEGAARREAEEETGLQVELVEQLLVYSDPNRDPRQHTISIVFLATAKGEPKAGDDAQGVGIFEYWCVPGNLCFDHDRILRDYWRYRHYGIRPRLG; encoded by the coding sequence ATGACTTACCGAAATCCTACACCGACAGTTGATATCATCATTGAACTAGTAGATCGACCTCATCGGCCAATAGTGTTAATTGAAAGACATAATCTACCTTTAGGTTGGGCTATTCCTGGTGGTTTTGTAGATTATGGCGAAGCGGTGGAAGGAGCAGCGCGGCGAGAAGCTGAGGAAGAGACGGGTTTGCAGGTAGAATTAGTTGAACAATTACTGGTATATTCTGACCCAAATCGCGATCCTCGTCAGCATACGATTAGTATTGTGTTTTTGGCGACAGCGAAGGGTGAACCAAAGGCTGGTGATGATGCTCAGGGTGTAGGCATTTTTGAGTATTGGTGTGTGCCTGGTAATTTATGTTTTGACCACGATCGCATTTTGCGCGATTATTGGCGATATCGGCATTATGGGATACGTCCGAGGTTGGGGTAG
- the cbiT gene encoding precorrin-6Y C5,15-methyltransferase subunit CbiT, translating into MPSQLWPYITPGIPDDLFEHLPGIPLSQREVRLLLISQLRLKSDSVLWDIGAGTGTIPVEVGLLCPGGQIIAIERDEEVANLIKRNCDRFDVKNVEVVEGSAPECLHDLKITPHRVCIEGGRPIQEILQAAWHYLPPSGRVVATAANLESLYAISQSFSLLRARNIEVVQSAVNRLETRGFSQTFTAVDPIFILSGEKLD; encoded by the coding sequence ATGCCCTCCCAACTTTGGCCTTATATTACCCCTGGTATTCCCGATGACTTATTTGAGCATTTGCCAGGAATTCCCCTGAGCCAGCGAGAAGTCCGACTGCTATTGATTTCTCAACTGCGGCTAAAATCAGATTCTGTGTTGTGGGATATTGGTGCAGGGACAGGTACAATTCCGGTAGAGGTGGGGCTATTGTGTCCAGGCGGACAAATTATCGCTATCGAAAGGGATGAAGAAGTCGCTAATTTGATCAAGCGTAACTGCGATCGCTTTGATGTGAAAAATGTCGAAGTTGTTGAAGGCAGCGCCCCAGAGTGTTTACATGACCTCAAAATTACCCCTCATCGCGTTTGTATTGAGGGAGGTCGCCCCATTCAAGAAATACTGCAAGCAGCTTGGCATTATTTGCCGCCATCCGGTCGGGTTGTAGCCACAGCTGCTAATCTAGAAAGTCTATATGCTATTTCCCAGAGCTTTTCCTTATTAAGAGCTAGAAATATCGAAGTCGTCCAATCTGCGGTTAACCGCCTAGAGACACGCGGCTTTTCTCAAACCTTTACCGCCGTCGATCCCATTTTTATCCTCAGTGGTGAGAAACTGGATTAG
- the tumA gene encoding antitoxin TumA, with translation MRKQIIEYTSPLDALIALTKQLNTYEIKYQMNSEEFFAKYNQGETSDEEVFVEWAANYQHYLALHQDIKSKLRDVA, from the coding sequence ATGCGTAAACAAATCATCGAATATACATCTCCACTAGATGCACTGATTGCTCTTACCAAACAGTTAAATACTTATGAAATAAAGTACCAAATGAATTCAGAAGAATTTTTTGCCAAATATAACCAAGGCGAAACTTCTGACGAGGAAGTATTTGTTGAATGGGCAGCAAACTACCAACATTATCTCGCTCTACATCAAGATATAAAAAGCAAACTCAGAGATGTCGCGTAA
- a CDS encoding phosphatidate cytidylyltransferase: MPWSRIISGIVAIALALSATLLGGWYFTIIFAVIIFLGQQEYFNLVRARGIAPAAKTTMAVSQVLLAICTLDGSLADAVMPIAGTLICFYLLFQPKFATIADVSASIMGLFYVGYLPSYWVRLRAIDSAAFSNLPFGGYWPTTWTDFWEKANSASLAQGFTATLLTFLCIWAADIGAYTIGKFFGKTRLSDISPKKTVEGAVFGITSSVAVAIAGAYYLHLPESAFTGLALGLLIGIASLLGDLTESMLKRDAGVKDSGQLIPGHGGILDRTDSYIFTAPLVYYFVTLLLPLL, translated from the coding sequence ATGCCTTGGTCTCGGATTATTAGTGGAATTGTTGCGATCGCTCTTGCCCTTTCCGCAACCCTTTTGGGGGGTTGGTACTTTACCATCATCTTTGCGGTCATCATCTTTTTGGGTCAACAGGAATATTTTAATTTGGTGCGAGCCAGAGGCATCGCTCCCGCCGCTAAAACCACTATGGCTGTCAGCCAAGTATTGCTAGCTATTTGTACCCTTGATGGCAGTTTAGCTGACGCTGTGATGCCAATAGCTGGCACACTTATTTGTTTTTACCTGCTGTTTCAACCCAAATTTGCCACGATCGCTGATGTTTCCGCTTCTATTATGGGGCTATTTTACGTCGGTTATTTACCAAGTTACTGGGTGCGGTTACGAGCAATTGATAGCGCTGCTTTTAGTAATCTCCCTTTCGGAGGTTACTGGCCCACAACCTGGACAGATTTCTGGGAAAAGGCAAATTCCGCTTCTTTAGCACAAGGTTTTACAGCCACACTACTGACTTTTTTGTGTATTTGGGCAGCTGATATCGGTGCTTACACCATTGGCAAATTCTTTGGGAAAACCCGTCTGTCTGACATTAGCCCGAAAAAAACTGTCGAAGGTGCTGTCTTTGGTATTACTTCAAGTGTTGCCGTAGCCATAGCAGGAGCCTATTATCTTCACTTGCCTGAATCCGCCTTCACAGGTTTAGCATTGGGTTTGCTGATTGGTATTGCTAGTCTTTTAGGGGATCTCACAGAATCTATGCTCAAGCGGGATGCTGGAGTTAAAGATTCTGGGCAGTTAATCCCCGGTCATGGTGGTATTTTAGACCGTACTGATAGTTATATTTTCACTGCTCCTTTGGTATATTATTTTGTGACATTGCTGTTGCCGCTACTATAG
- a CDS encoding serine/threonine-protein kinase codes for MIGEILGDRYEVQQLLGKKAGRRTLLARDLQTQKLVVIKLLSFSSDFEWDSLKLFEREAETLKNLAHPSIPGYLNYFEVNLPTIKGFALVQTYIPAQTLEQCLQTGRTFTEAEVKQIAKALLEILVYLHELHPPVIHRDIKPSNILLGERSGNSVGQVYLVDFGSVQTVLASETDTRTVVGTYGYMPPEQFGGRTVAASDLYSLGATLIYLVTGTHPADLPQKDFRIQFEQLANLSPSFSNWLKWMIEPSLERRLSSAIASVAALEKPQPTNLPTLVVGKPDGSKIQLIKNGHSLEIIVPPAGFDPSIVFTGLFAIVWNSFILFWTIGALSAPFPVNIPFALFSLPFWGAGLMMVYKFFFHFFGRICLRLNPEQIAITRELFAWKFYRPRAAPRQSINKLVYIPKHFTKDSEGTRIAVPAQLDIWVGVKKYQLGGNDGAIKSEAELEWLAHELSDCLGLPITNPMRS; via the coding sequence ATGATTGGTGAAATATTAGGCGATCGCTACGAAGTTCAGCAGCTATTAGGAAAAAAAGCCGGGCGACGGACGCTATTAGCTCGTGATTTGCAAACTCAGAAATTAGTTGTCATTAAATTACTCTCTTTTAGCAGTGACTTTGAGTGGGATTCACTCAAGTTGTTTGAGCGAGAAGCCGAAACTTTAAAAAACCTAGCACATCCCTCAATTCCTGGCTATTTAAACTATTTTGAGGTAAATTTACCAACCATCAAAGGATTTGCTCTAGTACAAACTTATATCCCTGCACAAACTTTAGAGCAATGTTTACAAACTGGGCGGACTTTTACCGAAGCTGAAGTCAAACAGATAGCCAAAGCACTTTTAGAGATTCTCGTTTATTTACATGAACTACATCCGCCTGTAATTCACCGTGATATTAAGCCTAGCAATATTTTATTGGGGGAGCGCTCTGGAAATAGTGTCGGTCAAGTTTATTTGGTAGATTTTGGCTCAGTGCAGACTGTCCTAGCTAGCGAAACCGACACAAGAACTGTGGTAGGAACTTATGGTTATATGCCACCAGAGCAATTTGGCGGGCGCACTGTTGCAGCATCTGACCTTTATAGTTTAGGCGCAACCTTAATTTATTTAGTGACGGGGACTCACCCAGCCGATTTACCCCAAAAGGATTTTCGGATTCAGTTTGAACAACTGGCTAATCTCAGTCCCAGCTTTAGCAATTGGTTAAAGTGGATGATTGAACCTAGTTTAGAACGGCGTTTGAGTTCTGCGATCGCTTCGGTAGCAGCTTTAGAGAAACCACAACCGACAAACTTGCCTACTTTAGTTGTTGGCAAACCAGATGGGAGTAAGATTCAACTAATTAAAAATGGACATTCTCTAGAAATTATCGTTCCACCCGCTGGTTTTGATCCATCAATAGTATTTACAGGTTTATTTGCGATCGTCTGGAATTCATTTATCTTATTTTGGACAATTGGCGCACTCTCAGCACCCTTTCCTGTCAACATCCCCTTTGCCTTGTTTTCACTTCCATTTTGGGGTGCTGGCTTGATGATGGTGTATAAATTTTTCTTTCATTTTTTTGGACGCATCTGCTTACGCCTGAATCCCGAACAAATAGCCATAACGCGGGAGTTGTTTGCTTGGAAATTTTATCGTCCCCGTGCAGCGCCAAGACAAAGTATTAATAAATTAGTTTACATTCCCAAGCATTTTACAAAAGATTCTGAAGGCACGAGAATTGCCGTTCCCGCACAATTAGATATTTGGGTAGGAGTAAAAAAATATCAACTTGGTGGTAATGATGGTGCGATTAAATCGGAAGCGGAACTGGAATGGCTAGCTCATGAATTAAGCGATTGCTTAGGTTTGCCAATTACCAATCCAATGAGAAGTTAG
- a CDS encoding RodZ family helix-turn-helix domain-containing protein: MKWLRKKNKHQPSLSLEQQRAEKLAELGAQLWALRQEQGLSLDQVVALTRIPRRLLQAIEEGNLNDLPEPVYIQGLIRQFADALGLNGVEFSGTFPISSAQVSPLNKGNNSPLAQLRPVHLYFLYILLIVCSVNGLSQLLNNALLQASNSPNQPYPKQKSVVKPELAQLKESTQVQPVNDTLSGVQKGQVVQVGVTLKASSWIRVVADGKTEFEGILPEGTHRIWKAQEQLTVKTDNAGGVLVSVNQEKAKEMGEPGKEEEVRIAAAKPKF, from the coding sequence ATGAAATGGCTAAGAAAGAAGAATAAGCACCAGCCATCACTTTCATTAGAGCAACAACGAGCCGAAAAGTTGGCAGAGTTAGGCGCTCAACTTTGGGCATTGCGTCAAGAACAGGGTTTATCTCTAGACCAAGTGGTTGCATTGACTCGGATTCCCCGAAGATTATTGCAGGCGATCGAAGAAGGTAATTTAAACGATCTACCAGAACCAGTCTATATTCAGGGTTTAATCAGGCAATTTGCCGATGCACTAGGCTTGAATGGAGTAGAATTTTCTGGCACTTTTCCGATCAGTTCTGCACAAGTTAGCCCTCTCAATAAAGGGAATAATTCACCCTTGGCTCAACTACGTCCAGTTCATCTTTACTTTCTTTACATATTGCTAATCGTATGTTCTGTAAATGGGTTATCTCAGTTATTAAATAACGCGTTACTACAAGCGAGTAATAGCCCAAACCAGCCATATCCAAAACAAAAGTCTGTTGTTAAACCAGAACTAGCTCAACTAAAAGAGTCAACCCAGGTACAACCTGTCAACGATACCCTGAGTGGTGTCCAAAAGGGACAGGTTGTACAGGTTGGTGTAACTTTGAAAGCCTCATCTTGGATTCGTGTAGTAGCCGATGGCAAAACCGAGTTTGAGGGTATCCTGCCAGAGGGAACTCACCGAATTTGGAAAGCCCAAGAGCAACTGACAGTGAAAACTGATAATGCTGGCGGTGTGTTGGTGAGCGTCAATCAAGAGAAGGCCAAGGAAATGGGAGAACCAGGGAAAGAGGAAGAAGTTAGGATTGCTGCTGCAAAGCCTAAGTTTTGA
- the tumE gene encoding toxin TumE, whose product MSRKVIQAYLDEIDQLLLNFHNTYVEEYSAVILTTERANIRIRIRFALKYLLAVSEALVIVDNQITYIDYRYHFQDEQNSLIFRYDSTPHFPNLPSFPHHKHLFDNVIACEKPYIGDVLQEVMEFLE is encoded by the coding sequence ATGTCGCGTAAAGTTATCCAAGCCTATTTAGATGAAATTGACCAACTTTTACTCAATTTTCATAACACATACGTTGAGGAATATAGTGCAGTAATTTTAACGACAGAGAGAGCAAATATCCGCATTAGAATACGTTTCGCTCTCAAATATTTACTGGCAGTCAGTGAAGCTTTGGTTATTGTAGATAATCAAATTACATATATCGATTACCGCTATCACTTTCAAGATGAGCAAAATAGTCTGATTTTTCGTTATGACAGTACACCACACTTTCCCAACTTGCCTAGTTTCCCGCACCATAAACATCTTTTCGATAACGTAATTGCTTGCGAAAAGCCATATATAGGCGATGTGCTACAAGAAGTGATGGAGTTTTTAGAGTAG
- a CDS encoding DUF2993 domain-containing protein yields MPEQNPQTTSGNKIRIITQVLTTAVKLWLRSQTSQISELEVEIKASDRQLFSGRIPAVSVFATHAVYQGLLITQIQLIAENIRVNIGSVLKGKPLRLLETVPVVGDLIIDEKDLNASLSSDLLSTALSDLLVKVLPKDYPQSQPIKWQEILLGNNQIILRGLRVTNRETTPLEICLGLQLLSGHELQLVHIPIKPDQGDILEDNHEYNLDLGSDVDIQELTLILGKLVCRGRINVNP; encoded by the coding sequence ATGCCAGAGCAAAATCCCCAAACAACAAGTGGAAATAAAATCCGCATAATTACGCAGGTACTCACAACAGCAGTCAAGCTCTGGTTGAGATCGCAGACCAGCCAAATCTCTGAATTAGAAGTGGAGATTAAAGCTAGCGATCGCCAACTTTTCTCTGGACGCATTCCTGCGGTATCTGTTTTTGCTACTCATGCAGTTTATCAAGGTCTCCTAATTACACAAATTCAATTAATAGCAGAAAATATTCGGGTAAATATCGGTTCCGTACTCAAGGGAAAACCTCTACGACTGTTAGAAACAGTACCAGTGGTTGGCGATTTAATCATAGACGAGAAGGATCTGAATGCTTCTCTCTCATCAGACTTATTATCGACTGCTTTAAGCGATCTCTTGGTTAAGGTTTTACCAAAAGATTATCCGCAGTCACAACCAATCAAGTGGCAAGAAATTCTCCTTGGGAACAACCAAATTATACTGCGAGGTTTGAGAGTAACCAATCGTGAAACAACACCTCTAGAGATTTGTCTGGGCTTACAATTACTCAGTGGGCATGAGTTGCAACTGGTACATATCCCAATCAAGCCCGACCAGGGAGATATATTAGAGGACAATCATGAGTACAATCTGGATCTTGGCTCAGATGTCGATATCCAAGAACTAACGCTGATCCTAGGCAAGCTAGTGTGTCGTGGGCGGATTAACGTTAACCCTTGA
- a CDS encoding pseudouridine synthase, which produces MEVRLQKILAQWGIASRREAEEMIRHSRVRINGVLAHLGQKVDPEKDAIAIDGKPVSEKQRPALIYLLLHKPAGVVSTCYDPHRRTTVLDLLPKELREGSGIHPVGRLDADSTGALILTNDGELTFGLTHPRHSISKTYHVLVKGHPPETVLQTWCQGVMLEGRKTRPAKVRLIERRTEESVLEIVLQEGRNRQIRRIAQQLGYPVIKLHRTAIGPIQLQTPKEPFLSEGKYRSLKDREIHFLQDQIAQPNY; this is translated from the coding sequence ATGGAGGTACGGTTACAAAAAATTCTTGCTCAATGGGGTATCGCCTCACGTCGTGAAGCCGAAGAAATGATTAGGCACTCACGGGTGCGGATTAATGGGGTATTGGCACATTTAGGTCAAAAAGTCGATCCCGAAAAAGATGCGATCGCAATTGATGGTAAGCCTGTATCCGAAAAGCAACGTCCGGCTTTAATATATCTATTGCTGCACAAACCAGCGGGAGTGGTTTCGACTTGCTACGACCCTCATCGCAGAACAACAGTCCTGGATCTACTACCGAAAGAATTACGGGAGGGTTCAGGTATTCACCCAGTTGGCCGTCTAGATGCAGACTCTACAGGAGCATTAATCCTGACTAATGACGGAGAACTGACATTTGGGCTAACCCATCCACGTCACAGTATTTCCAAGACATATCATGTTTTGGTCAAAGGACATCCTCCAGAAACAGTACTACAGACGTGGTGTCAAGGTGTGATGTTGGAGGGTAGAAAAACTAGGCCCGCTAAGGTACGCCTAATCGAACGTCGTACCGAGGAAAGCGTTTTAGAAATAGTGTTGCAGGAGGGAAGAAATCGCCAAATTCGCCGTATAGCTCAACAGTTAGGATACCCAGTAATCAAGCTGCATCGGACTGCTATCGGCCCAATTCAATTACAAACTCCAAAGGAACCCTTTTTATCAGAGGGTAAATATCGTTCCCTCAAAGATCGTGAGATTCACTTTTTGCAAGATCAGATCGCGCAACCTAATTATTGA
- a CDS encoding Rid family detoxifying hydrolase — translation MDAGKLLEKYAAGGRQFTINRQGIDLKGANLTDIDISNANWNGADLSDANLTRAKLNNTSLSRASLINANLSGIEGSSINLSWADLSGADLSCANFSNANLSGADLTSANFTQIKLTEVNFHGANLQKAILRGVTLEKCNLSEVDLAEADLVRVCLEKANLNKACLQRANLERACLSDANLMMANFDGANLKKANLTGANIYGTTFKDADLTGAIMPDGEVYKPIASQLEIGKQETSLEKVISMTRKVINTDNAPAPVGPYNQAIAASGQFVFIAGQIAIDPRLGDVVYTDDVKKQTEQVLANLEAILAAAGATFEDVVKTTVFLADMNDFAAVNAVYAKYFPENTAPARACVQVSRLPKDVLVEIDAIAVISG, via the coding sequence ATGGATGCTGGCAAACTGTTGGAGAAATACGCCGCAGGGGGACGGCAGTTTACTATAAATCGCCAAGGCATAGACCTGAAGGGTGCAAACCTAACTGATATAGATATATCTAATGCAAATTGGAATGGAGCAGATTTGAGTGACGCAAACCTGACTAGGGCGAAACTTAATAATACTAGCCTTAGTAGAGCATCTTTAATAAATGCAAATTTGAGTGGGATAGAGGGTTCTTCAATCAATCTTAGTTGGGCAGACTTGAGTGGTGCGGACTTAAGTTGTGCAAATTTCAGTAATGCAAATCTGAGTGGGGCAGACTTGACTAGCGCAAACTTTACTCAGATAAAACTAACTGAAGTAAATTTTCATGGGGCAAATCTCCAGAAAGCCATACTCAGGGGAGTCACTTTGGAGAAATGTAATCTATCAGAGGTAGATTTAGCTGAGGCGGATTTGGTTAGGGTTTGCTTGGAAAAAGCAAATCTCAACAAAGCTTGTCTGCAAAGAGCAAATCTAGAAAGAGCCTGTCTTTCGGATGCAAACTTGATGATGGCAAATTTCGATGGAGCAAACCTGAAGAAGGCAAATTTAACTGGGGCAAATATCTATGGGACGACCTTTAAAGATGCTGACCTAACTGGTGCGATAATGCCAGATGGAGAAGTCTATAAACCGATCGCTTCTCAGCTAGAAATCGGTAAACAGGAAACATCGTTAGAGAAAGTAATATCTATGACCCGTAAAGTAATTAATACTGATAACGCACCCGCACCAGTGGGCCCTTATAATCAAGCGATCGCAGCTTCAGGTCAATTTGTCTTCATCGCTGGACAAATTGCCATCGATCCCCGCCTTGGTGATGTCGTCTATACTGATGATGTCAAAAAGCAAACTGAGCAGGTATTAGCTAATCTTGAAGCCATCCTTGCAGCAGCTGGGGCGACTTTTGAAGATGTGGTAAAAACCACTGTATTTTTGGCGGATATGAATGATTTTGCGGCGGTGAATGCCGTTTATGCTAAATATTTCCCGGAAAATACAGCCCCAGCGCGGGCTTGTGTGCAGGTATCGCGCTTACCTAAAGATGTGTTGGTAGAAATTGATGCGATCGCGGTGATTAGCGGTTAG
- the malQ gene encoding 4-alpha-glucanotransferase codes for MPFPRSSGILLHPTSFPSRFGIGDLGLEAYNFIDFLKESHQQYWQVLPLGPTGYGNSPYMCYSAMAGNPLLISPEKLLEEGLLSEEDFANLPGFPEEKVDFNRVVPIKIGLLKKACDNFRANATPIQQKEFAGFCDSKAYWLDNYALFMALKDANENANWHAWKPEFVKRDPQALEQAQHRLNGEIYYYKFVQFEFFRQWSDLKSYANMRGIDIIGDIPIYVAHDSADVWAHPDIFCLDEETGQAAQMAGVPPDYFSALGQLWGNPVYNWEELQKQDFKWWVQRFEAMLDYVDIIRIDHFRGFEAYWSVPQGEETAMNGKWIEAPGDAFFAAIREKLGKLPVLAEDLGVITPEVEALRDKYEFPGMKVLQFAFGSDPANPFLPFNYPRNAVVYTGTHDNDTTVGWFNSANDNEKHNLWLYLGCISPEGIQWDLIRLALSSIANQAIIPLQDVLGLGNEARMNFPSVAEGNWEWRYQAGALTDELRDRLKVLTRLNGRAPEVQ; via the coding sequence ATGCCTTTTCCTAGATCCAGTGGAATTTTGCTGCATCCTACTTCCTTTCCCAGTCGATTTGGCATTGGGGATTTAGGCTTAGAAGCCTATAACTTCATTGATTTTCTTAAAGAGAGCCATCAACAATATTGGCAAGTTTTACCACTGGGCCCCACTGGATACGGGAATTCTCCGTATATGTGCTACTCCGCAATGGCAGGAAATCCTCTGTTAATTAGCCCAGAAAAACTCTTAGAAGAAGGTTTACTATCTGAAGAAGACTTTGCTAATTTACCAGGATTTCCGGAAGAAAAGGTAGATTTCAATCGAGTTGTGCCAATTAAGATTGGGCTACTCAAAAAAGCCTGTGACAACTTTAGAGCCAATGCTACGCCCATCCAGCAGAAAGAGTTTGCAGGTTTTTGCGATAGTAAAGCCTATTGGCTGGATAATTACGCCTTATTTATGGCGCTAAAAGATGCCAATGAGAATGCAAACTGGCACGCATGGAAGCCGGAATTTGTCAAGCGCGATCCCCAAGCATTGGAGCAAGCACAGCATCGGCTCAATGGAGAGATTTATTATTACAAATTCGTCCAATTTGAGTTTTTCCGCCAATGGTCTGACCTAAAAAGCTACGCTAATATGCGCGGCATTGACATTATTGGCGATATCCCCATCTACGTAGCTCATGATAGTGCTGACGTGTGGGCGCATCCCGATATTTTTTGCTTAGACGAAGAGACTGGACAAGCAGCACAAATGGCAGGAGTTCCACCAGATTACTTTAGCGCCCTAGGTCAATTGTGGGGAAACCCGGTTTATAACTGGGAAGAATTGCAAAAACAAGACTTTAAATGGTGGGTACAGCGCTTTGAGGCAATGCTGGATTATGTAGATATAATTCGCATTGACCACTTCCGAGGCTTTGAGGCTTATTGGTCTGTGCCCCAAGGTGAAGAAACTGCCATGAATGGGAAATGGATAGAAGCGCCTGGAGATGCTTTTTTTGCAGCGATTAGAGAGAAGTTGGGCAAGCTACCCGTCTTGGCGGAAGATTTGGGAGTAATTACACCAGAGGTAGAAGCGCTGCGAGACAAGTATGAATTTCCGGGAATGAAGGTTTTGCAGTTTGCCTTTGGTTCCGATCCTGCTAATCCATTTTTACCATTCAATTACCCGCGAAATGCTGTAGTTTATACAGGCACTCACGATAATGACACAACTGTAGGCTGGTTTAATTCAGCTAATGACAACGAAAAGCATAATTTATGGCTCTATTTAGGTTGTATTAGTCCTGAAGGCATCCAATGGGATTTAATTCGCCTAGCTTTGAGTTCTATTGCCAATCAAGCGATTATTCCTTTGCAAGATGTTTTGGGATTAGGAAACGAAGCGCGGATGAATTTTCCTAGTGTTGCAGAGGGGAACTGGGAGTGGCGCTATCAAGCAGGAGCATTAACAGACGAATTACGCGATCGCTTGAAAGTTCTTACCAGACTCAATGGACGCGCCCCAGAAGTCCAGTGA